CGGTTTCAATGGCCCGGGCGGCTGTCCTGCCAAGGGTGGAGAACAGGGCTTCTTTTCCAACACCAAGGGTCTTGAGGGTATGGTCAACCAATTTTTTCACCTGGCCGTGGCCCTTGGCATAGGCAACCAGCACACGGGCCAGGGGACCGACCTCTGCAGCTTTGCCGGCATATCTTGGGGCCTTGATCCAGGTGTATTTATCGTCGGTGTTATAGGAAATATCTCCGGCGATGGGTTTGGTTTCTCCGGAAAGGGGATGCTTGGCCTTGCCTTTTTCATACCAGGCCCGGGTGACGTCTTCGGTAATTTTATCCGTGTCCACGGCCGCGTAGGCCAGGTTTGCGTCGACAACACCGCCGGGCAGCAACAGGTCGTCATCAATATTTTTCTGGGGGAACTCGCCATAGGCAAGAAAGGTGTCATTGTTGCCACCGATGGCACCCCAATCTTTATAGTAAGATGCAATGGCCAGCAGATCAGGCAGGTATACTTCATCGATAAACGCCTTGGTCTCTTTCCAGATCTGTGTGAACTCATCAATTCTCTCGGGTGTCAGGTCTTTTACGGATGTAATACCACCGACAACCAGAAACTGAGGATGAGGATTTTTACCGCCGAAAATGGCGTGCATGCGTGCGGCCTTGGCCTGTAGTTTTAGGCCTTCAATGTAGTGAGACGCCGCCATAAGGTTGGCTTCGGGCGGGAGTTTGTAGGCAGAATGCCCCCAATATGCATTGTTAAAGGGGCCCAACTGTCCGCTGTTCACAAACGTTTTCAGCCTGGTTTGAACTTCGCTGAAGTAGGCGGAGCTTTGGGGTCGTCCGGATACGTTTTCGGACAGTTTGGCAGTCTTGGCCGGATCTGCAGACAGGGCACTGACAATATCCACCCAGTCCAAGGCATGCAGATGATAAAAATGAACAATGTGGTCATGCTGGAACTGACTGCCGTGCAGCAGGTTACGCACGATCCGTGCATTTTCCGGAATCTCTATTTTGCAGGCTTTTTCCACCGCACGGACCGAAGAAAGTGCATGAACATAGGTACAAACGCCGCAGGAGCGCTGAACAAAATGATGTGCATCCCGGGGATCTCGCCCCTGAAGCATAACCTCAATACCCCTGAACATCTGTCCGGAACACCAGGCATCAGTCACTTTGCCGTTTGCAACTTCCACCTCAATTTTGAGGTGGCCCTCTATTCTGGTAATGGGATCTACAATGATTCTTTTACCCATAATAATATCCTTTCACATCATATGTGTTGTGTTTAATTGTA
This window of the uncultured Desulfobacter sp. genome carries:
- a CDS encoding nickel-dependent hydrogenase large subunit encodes the protein MGKRIIVDPITRIEGHLKIEVEVANGKVTDAWCSGQMFRGIEVMLQGRDPRDAHHFVQRSCGVCTYVHALSSVRAVEKACKIEIPENARIVRNLLHGSQFQHDHIVHFYHLHALDWVDIVSALSADPAKTAKLSENVSGRPQSSAYFSEVQTRLKTFVNSGQLGPFNNAYWGHSAYKLPPEANLMAASHYIEGLKLQAKAARMHAIFGGKNPHPQFLVVGGITSVKDLTPERIDEFTQIWKETKAFIDEVYLPDLLAIASYYKDWGAIGGNNDTFLAYGEFPQKNIDDDLLLPGGVVDANLAYAAVDTDKITEDVTRAWYEKGKAKHPLSGETKPIAGDISYNTDDKYTWIKAPRYAGKAAEVGPLARVLVAYAKGHGQVKKLVDHTLKTLGVGKEALFSTLGRTAARAIETVVISDAMEGWIETLKSNIASGNKKTYQPWTMPKTGQGGGLNDVPRGALGHWIDIKDGKIKNYQYVVPSTWNFGPRDSKKQRGPVERSLVGTPVADPSKPLEVLRNVHSFDPCLACAVHVIDPHTNQTYEVKVI